Proteins found in one Artemia franciscana chromosome 13, ASM3288406v1, whole genome shotgun sequence genomic segment:
- the LOC136035060 gene encoding uncharacterized protein LOC136035060 has protein sequence MHHDLTRLNVRQFAFEIAKMNQLKVPSTWHEKKMTGKDWYYSYLKRFPDLSIRKAEGTSLARATAFNRTTVNEFYDNLETVMNKFKFQPSDIYNLDETGATTVQRPPNVIAPKGHKQVGQVTSAERGELTTVCCTINAQGNFLPPYFVFTRKRFCSQLMNGAPPGSGGSGSAKGWMTSDIFLLVLEHVVKHARCTKERPILLIEDNHSSHVSIQAIQYCKDNGIVVLTLPPHTSGKLQPLDRTVYKSFKNFYNIACNDWMKNIVSGFAATGIFPFNRLLFTDDDFLASAVTDRPDPNSSAAPEAKEVEQELNSHNEAGPSSASPSAASPTAVTPEAVRPYPRALPRKLPEGARKRKKTIIATDTPVKDALEKEFMEREAKKKAKTSKINPKTKKAVVQKPVPKKQDAQPKKKGSAVGYFAKFDRNFQRNSHVKTLFSDSSSDDDFGDSATKGNSSCDTDESLHCGLEDQNDLCDDEVRVGDYVLVCEGEIKK, from the exons ATGCACCATGATTTGACACGGCTCAACGTCCGCCAATTCGCTTTCGAAATTGCAAAGATGAACCAATTGAAGGTGCCATCAACATGGCATGAGAAAAAGATGACGGGGAAAGACTGGTATTACAGTTACTTGAAACGCTTCCCAGACCTGTCTATCCGCAAAGCGGAGGGAACAAGCTTGGCCAGAGCCACGGCATTCAACAGAACAACTGTAAACGAGTTCTATGACAACTTGGAGACTGTTATGAATAAGTTTAAGTTTCAGCCTagtgatatttataacttagatGAGACGGGGGCAACAACAGTGCAGAGACCACCAAATGTGATAGCACCCAAGGGGCACAAACAGGTGGGCCAAGTGACTTCTGCTGAGCGAGGCGAACTGACCACAGTCTGCTGCACCATCAATGCTCAAGGTAATTTCTTGCCACCTTACTTCGTCTTCACAAGAAAAAGATTTTGCTCCCAGTTGATGAATGGTGCACCACCAGGCAGTGGCGGTAGCGGTTCTGCCAAAGGATGGATGACATCTGACATCTTCCTGCTTGTCCTCGAACACGTTGTGAAACATGCCCGCTGTACAAAAGAGAGACCCATATTGCTGATAGAAGACAACCACTCTTCTCATGTGTCGATCCAGGCCATTCAGTACTGCAAAGATAACGGGATAGTGGTTCTGACTTTGCCACCCCACACCAGCGGAAAGCTACAGCCACTGGACAGAACAGTCTACAAATCATTCAAAAACTTCTACAACATCGCCTGCAATGACTGGATG aaaaacataGTCAGTGGCTTTGCTGCTACTGGGATTTTCCCCTTCAACCGCCTACTTTTCACAGACGACGATTTTCTCGCATCAGCTGTGACCGACAGACCAGACCCTAATTCCAGTGCAGCTCCAGAGGCCAAAGAAGTCGAGCAAGAATTGAATAGTCATAACGAAGCGGGTCCAAGCTCTGCCTCCCCAAGCGCTGCCTCCCCTACCGCTGTTACACCCGAAGCTGTAAGGCCCTACCCAAGAGCGCTCCCCAGGAAGCTGCCAGAAGGAGCTCGGAAGAGGAAGAAAACTATCATTGCCACGGATACCCCAGTGAAAGATGCTTTAGAGAAAGAATTCATGGAAAGGGAGGCAAAGAAAAAGGCCAAGACTTCTAAGATTAACCCCAAGACAAAGAAAGCCGTTGTCCAAAAGCCAGTGCCAAAAAAACAGGATGCCCAACCTAAGAAAAAGGGCAGTGCTGTTGGATACTTTGCTAAATTTGACCGCAATTTCCAGAGAAACAGTCATGTAAAGACCCTGTTTTCTGATTCTTCGTCTGATGATGACTTTGGCGACTCTGCCACAAAAGGCAATAGTAGCTGTGATACTGATGAAAGCCTCCACTGTGGCCTTGAAGACCAAAACGATTTGTGTGACGATGAAGTCCGTGTTGGAGATTATGTTCTTGTTTGCGAGGGggagataaaaaaataa